The genomic stretch TCAGTTACGCTTCCCCTGAATTTTGGGAAGGTTGGATCTTTCTGCTTTTTCACATATTGCGTATATCTATGAACCTCCACGCCCACCTTTTGGGTTTTGGCGATTCTACCATCGTTATATTCAAATTCAACGGTGGCATTTGCCTTTTGCCCATAAGAAGGTCTCCCTGGTAGAATGTAGCTCAACAGACGAAATACCGTACCGAAGTTCTCTGGATATATCGCATGTTCATCGGAGAAGTCTTCATTGTTGTTGGTATCAAAAAGGAAAACAGCATTTCCATTTCGATCCCGGCCATTCACAAAGGATACTTTGCTATCTACAGGTACCTCTAAGTCATACGGTTCCCAGAGTTTTCGATCGGTCTCTTCTTGATAATAAAGAATGCACAACTGTAGGGCACTCAACTCGAATACACCATAGAATTCTATGGTCGTTCCCGGTGGAAATCCTCGCAGGCCCTCCTCGAGCGGTTTTCGACTTATCCAACCGTGATCATGAAAGTCAATCGACGATGACCTGAATCTCGATAATGCTTGTGCGCTTACAGGTACACGCTCCAGGGGGATCACAACTTCATCCATATTAGCTGAGTCAAATCGTGCAACGGATGGATCATCTGAGGAATCCTGGGCGTTATTGGAAATGCCGAAGAGTGTGGAATGGACAGAAAGTGAGAAGAGTATAAACAGACCAGCGAGAATGCTGTTCTTGCGGAAAATCGGGCTGATGGAGATCATGATTTCCTCCTGAGGATTTTACGGCTGTAGGATCTGCGAGGATACCCCAATCTACACATTTTTAGGCGACGACTCTTTGCGGTGCGTGTTCTTTGTCCCGATTTTACTGCAATAATC from Gemmatimonadota bacterium encodes the following:
- a CDS encoding TlpA family protein disulfide reductase, with amino-acid sequence MISISPIFRKNSILAGLFILFSLSVHSTLFGISNNAQDSSDDPSVARFDSANMDEVVIPLERVPVSAQALSRFRSSSIDFHDHGWISRKPLEEGLRGFPPGTTIEFYGVFELSALQLCILYYQEETDRKLWEPYDLEVPVDSKVSFVNGRDRNGNAVFLFDTNNNEDFSDEHAIYPENFGTVFRLLSYILPGRPSYGQKANATVEFEYNDGRIAKTQKVGVEVHRYTQYVKKQKDPTFPKFRGSVTEYRKGRVKIDGQLYDLAIYNKGRFATYSTKIYNRILWDLDHDGIFGSERESPEYYDADKPFNIGGITFEVKSISASGDEIILRKSDVSVPTKIEIERGSVAPDFAVTDIDGKNLQLSNFRGKYVLLDFWSTGCGPCVKDTPRLKALSEKFDRDNFEIIGVSSDTRRYKVENYVEKSHIGWPQILDAIDNNNKVSKMYNIGGLPHYVLIDRQGKVMMTNRSFRVALTLISPLL